A part of Aegilops tauschii subsp. strangulata cultivar AL8/78 chromosome 2, Aet v6.0, whole genome shotgun sequence genomic DNA contains:
- the LOC109735983 gene encoding malvidin galactosylase UGT88C3 has protein sequence MSCRPTVVLVPSWGSGHFMSALEAGKRLLATGRGAFTLTVLVMHAPSEAMASEVEGHVRREAASGLDIRFLQLPAVEHPTGSVDPVEFASRYVQLHAPHVKAAIAGLRPSSRVAAVVVDLFLTALFDVLHELTVPAYVYFASPAAFLALMLRLPALREDLTGAGFEAMESTVDVPGLPPVPPSYMPACLVKAKIQSYDWFEYHGRRFMEARGVIVNTSVELESSVLAAIQDGRCVPGRPAPALHAIGPVVWFGSTDDEQPHECVRWLDAQPLASVLFLCFGSMGSLDAAQVREVAAGLERSGHRFLWVLRGPPVAGTRLPTDANLDEVLPEGFLEATAGRGLVWPAWAPQRKILSHAAVGGFVTHCGWNSILESLWSGVPMIPWPLYGEQHLNAFELVAGVGAAVALEMDRRKGFFVEAAELERAVRSLMGGASEEGRKARMTAAETSAACRKAVGEGGSSCTALQRLVGEILVLPTEGNDSR, from the coding sequence ATGTCGTGTCGCCCAACCGTGGTCCTCGTCCCGAGCTGGGGATCCGGCCACTTCATGTCCGCGCTCGAAGCCGGCAAGAGGCTTCTCGCCACCGGCCGGGGCGCCTTCACGCTGACCGTGCTCGTCATGCACGCGCCATCGGAAGCAATGGCGTCGGAGGTTGAGGGCCACGTGCGCCGGGAGGCAGCTTCCGGCCTCGACATCCGCTTCCTCCAGCTCCCCGCCGTCGAGCATCCCACCGGCAGCGTGGACCCTGTTGAATTCGCGTCCCGGTACGTCCAGCTCCACGCGCCCCACGTCAAGGCGGCCATCGCGGGCCTCAGGCCGTCGTCCCGGGTGGCCGCGGTCGTCGTCGACCTCTTCTTAACTGCCCTATTCGACGTTCTCCACGAGCTCACCGTGCCGGCGTACGTGTACTTTGCCTCCCCCGCCGCGTTCCTGGCGCTCATGCTGCGCCTGCCTGCGCTCCGCGAGGATCTGACGGGCGCCGGGTTTGAGGCGATGGAGAGCACGGTGGACGTGCCCGGGCTGCCGCCGGTGCCGCCGTCTTACATGCCGGCATGCCTTGTGAAAGCAAAGATCCAGAGCTACGACTGGTTCGAGTACCACGGCCGCCGCTTCATGGAAGCCAGGGGCGTCATCGTGAACACCTCCGTCGAGCTCGAAAGTTCGGTTCTCGCGGCGATCCAGGACGGCCGCTGCGTCCCCGGACGCCCTGCTCCGGCTCTCCACGCGATCGGCCCGGTTGTCTGGTTCGGCTCGACGGACGACGAGCAGCCGCACGAGTGCGTGCGGTGGCTCGACGCGCAGCCGCTGGCTTCGGTGCTTTTCCTCTGCTTCGGGAGCATGGGGTCCCTCGACGCGGCACAGGTGAGGGAGGTAGCCGCCGGCCTGGAGCGCAGCGGCCATCGCTTCCTGTGGGTGCTACGAGGCCCGCCCGTCGCCGGCACGCGGCTCCCGACGGACGCGAACCTGGACGAGGTGCTCCCGGAGGGGTTCTTGGAGGCGACAGCGGGGAGGGGGTTGGTGTGGCCGGCTTGGGCGCCGCAGAGGAAGATCCTGTCCCACGCCGCCGTGGGCGGCTTCGTGACGCACTGCGGGTGGAATTCCATCCTGGAGAGCCTGTGGTCCGGCGTGCCGATGATCCCGTGGCCGCTGTACGGGGAGCAGCACCTGAACGCGTTCGAGCTCGTGGCCGGCGTGGGCGCGGCGGTCGCGTTGGAGATGGACCGGAGGAAGGGATTCTTCGTGGAGGCGGCCGAGCTGGAGCGAGCGGTGCGGAGCCTGATGGGCGGCGCGTCGGAGGAGGGGAGGAAGGCGAGGATGACGGCCGCGGAGACGAGCGCCGCGTGCAGGAAGGCCGTCGGCGAGGGCGGCTCGTCGTGCACCGCGCTGCAGAGGCTCGTGGGCGAGATTTTGGTTTTGCCGACGGAGGGAAATGATTCCCGCTAG
- the LOC109735984 gene encoding ADP-ribosylation factor GTPase-activating protein AGD5 produces the protein MNEKASVSKELNARHKKILEGLLRLPENRECADCKSKGPRWASVNIGIFVCMQCSGIHRSLGVHISKVRSATLDTWLPEQVAFIQSMGNEKANGYWEAELPPNYDRVGIENFIRAKYEDKRWIPRNGTSKLPSGARDEKSSESQASHANRGGHAQKPSFEQHRVSPAATKRTVPVASRMHTQASPQPKAELPVPKVASPPQPAKSPAKVDVTPPKVHQPSVAPPPKVDYAIDLFNMLSMDGTTEKESESSSNDDSAWDGFQSAEPAPNSEKKGTAKPVESKVQSTSGIEDLFKDSPAVAASSAPVASKSNPQTDIMSLFEKSNMVSPFAIHQQQLAFMTQQQALLMAALKSGNAPQMAPGNAPQMVPGNASVLNTNGSNAPNGSLPSHSWPNLGYQNPASIPAAAPQNGVAKAVNNNQDFFSGNFGFGSPGMPANGATTAGANKSASTPTSSTLPSQSGKEYDFSSLTQGMFSKR, from the exons ATGAACGAGAAGGCCTCCGTCTCCAAGGAGCTCAACGCCAGGCACAAGAAG ATATTGGAAGGCCTTCTGCGGTTGCCGGAGAACAGAGAATGTGCAGACTGCAAGTCAAA GGGTCCTCGATGGGCAAGTGTCAATATTGGGATCTTCGTATGCATGCAGTGTTCTGGAATTCATAGAAGCCTTGGGGTACACATATCAAAG GTAAGGTCTGCTACTCTGGATACATGGTTGCCAGAGCAAGTTGCATTTATTCAAT CAATGGGAAATGAAAAGGCAAATGGCTATTGGGAAGCAGAGCTGCCCCCTAATTATGACAGGGTTGGGATAGAAAACTTCATCCGTGCAAA ATACGAGGACAAGAGGTGGATACCGAGGAATGGAACATCAAAACTGCCCTCTGGTGCTCGAGATGAGAAGAGCTCTGAATCTCAGGCCAGTCATGCTAACAGGGGTGGGCACGCTCAAAAACCTTCTTTTGAGCAACACCGTGTTTCACCAGCTGCTACGAAAAGAACTGTTCCAGTGGCTTCTAGGATGCACACACAA GCATCACCTCAGCCAAAAGCAGAACTACCAGTTCCCAAGGTTGCTTCGCCTCCTCAGCCAGCAAAATCTCCTGCTAAAGTTGATGTGACACCCCCAAAAGTTCATCAGCCATCGGTTGCACCCCCTCCTAAAGTTGACTATGCCATTGACCTCTTTAACATGTTATCAATGGACGGAACAACTGAGAAAGAATCAGAGTCATCTTCCAACGACGATAGTGCTTGGGATGGCTTCCAGT CTGCAGAACCAGCACCTAACTCCGAGAAAAAGGGTACTGCTAAGCCAGTAGAAAGTAAGGTCCAGTCTACATCGGGAATCGAAGACTTATTTAAAGACTCGCCAGCTGTGGCAGCGTCTTCAGCTCCAGTTGCTTCCAAATCAAACCCACAGACGGATATCATGAGTCTGTTTGAGAAG TCGAATATGGTATCACCATTTGCTATCCATCAGCAGCAGCTTGCTTTTATGACCCAGCAACAAGCTTTACTGATGGCTGCTCTTAAATCTGGAAATGCACCCCAAATGGCTCCGGGGAATGCACCCCAAATGGTTCCGGGAAATGCCAGTGTGCTAAATACCAATGGTTCTAATGCCCCTAATGGAAGCTTGCCTTCCCATAGCTGGCCAAATCTAGGTTATCAAAACCCTGCGTCTATTCCAGCAGCAGCACCACAGAATGGTGTCGCCAAG GCTGTGAACAACAATCAGGACTTCTTTTCTGGGAACTTCGGTTTTGGTTCGCCCGG CATGCCAGCAAATGGGGCCACAACGGCAGGTGCTAACAAGAGCGCATCCACCCCTACCTCTTCTACCTTGCCATCTCAATCAGGCAAAGAGTATGATTTTTCCTCATTAACTCAAGGAATGTTCTCGAAGCGATGA